From a single bacterium genomic region:
- a CDS encoding metal-dependent hydrolase, giving the protein MASVRIRWFGHSGFSIRDGKKTALIDPWFEGNPKATGGVDTVPGADLLLLTHDHFDHAGDAVAMAKRTGALVVAIFELAGNLKGKGVPESRLLNGGGGMNVGGTVSVEGFEITMTEARHSCALGVPVGYVLKTPSGLTVYHSGDTGIFAGMALVGELYPVDVALLPIGSVFTMDYRQAAKACALLKANAVIPMHYGTFPILEPNADRFVAELAKVSPGTRPIVLAPGEETTV; this is encoded by the coding sequence ATGGCTTCGGTGCGGATCCGCTGGTTCGGACACTCCGGCTTTTCCATCCGGGACGGGAAGAAAACGGCGCTCATCGACCCGTGGTTCGAGGGGAACCCGAAAGCGACTGGAGGGGTGGACACCGTCCCCGGGGCGGACCTGCTGCTCCTTACGCACGACCACTTCGACCACGCGGGGGACGCGGTCGCGATGGCGAAGAGGACGGGGGCCCTCGTCGTGGCGATCTTCGAACTGGCGGGGAACCTGAAGGGCAAAGGCGTCCCCGAGTCACGGCTGCTCAACGGGGGCGGCGGGATGAACGTGGGCGGGACGGTCAGCGTCGAGGGATTCGAGATCACGATGACCGAGGCGCGCCACTCGTGCGCGCTTGGCGTTCCGGTCGGCTACGTGCTCAAAACCCCGTCGGGCCTCACCGTCTACCACTCCGGGGACACGGGGATCTTCGCCGGCATGGCGCTCGTCGGCGAACTGTACCCGGTCGACGTGGCCCTGTTGCCGATCGGATCGGTGTTCACCATGGATTACCGGCAGGCGGCGAAGGCGTGCGCGCTCCTCAAGGCCAACGCGGTGATCCCGATGCATTACGGAACGTTCCCGATCCTCGAGCCGAACGCGGACCGGTTCGTCGCCGAACTGGCGAAGGTCTCGCCCGGAACGCGTCCGATCGTGCTCGCCCCGGGGGAGGAGACGACGGTCTGA
- the trxA gene encoding thioredoxin, translating to MAGNILELNSANFQSTVEGGTPVLVDFWAPWCGPCRVIAPILEEVAKEFDGKTRVGKVNVDDSPEIASKFGVRGIPTLILFKDGQIKGQMVGVNPKSNIVSLVQKNL from the coding sequence ATGGCCGGGAACATCCTCGAACTGAACAGCGCGAACTTCCAGTCGACGGTGGAGGGAGGAACCCCCGTGCTCGTCGACTTCTGGGCCCCGTGGTGCGGACCGTGCCGCGTCATCGCCCCGATCCTGGAGGAAGTGGCGAAGGAATTCGACGGGAAGACGCGCGTGGGGAAGGTGAATGTCGACGACAGTCCGGAGATCGCCTCGAAGTTCGGCGTGCGGGGGATCCCGACGCTCATCCTGTTCAAGGATGGACAGATCAAGGGGCAGATGGTCGGCGTCAATCCGAAGTCCAACATCGTTTCCCTGGTGCAGAAGAACCTTTGA
- a CDS encoding CBS and ACT domain-containing protein — translation MFVARRMKKSIVTAAPSASLFEAQRLMREHTIRQIPVVSEDGTLLGIVSDRDIRAAVLPAGLVPGFTTGEAEKFMKSTPVDRAMTRKVVTATLTDTLEDAIVLLHDFRVNALPVVDVVGKLAGIITRTDVMEAFIDALGVGEVSSRLEVVVPDRPGTLAQLAAIIGSFRVNITSVLSIRHVEIGKRANFFRVATLNVGPIRKAIEEAGFQILDPSKFLLP, via the coding sequence ATGTTCGTCGCACGCAGAATGAAGAAATCGATCGTCACGGCGGCCCCGTCCGCGTCCCTGTTCGAGGCGCAGCGCCTGATGCGGGAGCATACCATCCGCCAGATCCCGGTGGTCTCGGAGGACGGAACCCTCCTGGGGATCGTGTCCGACCGGGACATCCGGGCCGCGGTGCTTCCCGCGGGCCTGGTGCCGGGATTCACGACCGGGGAGGCCGAGAAGTTCATGAAGAGCACCCCCGTGGACCGGGCGATGACCCGCAAGGTCGTCACCGCCACGCTCACCGACACGCTGGAAGACGCGATCGTCCTGCTGCACGACTTCCGGGTGAACGCCTTGCCGGTCGTGGACGTCGTGGGGAAGCTTGCCGGGATCATCACCCGGACCGACGTGATGGAAGCGTTCATCGACGCCCTCGGTGTGGGCGAGGTCTCCTCCCGTCTCGAGGTCGTCGTTCCCGACCGGCCCGGAACGCTCGCGCAGCTGGCGGCGATCATCGGCTCTTTCCGCGTGAACATCACGAGCGTCCTCTCCATCCGTCACGTGGAAATCGGAAAGCGCGCGAACTTCTTCCGCGTCGCCACGTTGAACGTCGGGCCGATCCGGAAGGCGATCGAGGAGGCGGGGTTCCAGATCCTCGACCCCTCGAAATTCCTGCTTCCGTGA
- a CDS encoding nitroreductase family protein, whose translation MDVFETMKSRQSIRKFRKDPVPREHILRMAEAASWAPTAGNSQNFRFIAVQERETIDRMRGIVDEIVSRVTGVETAGGKATYQNLFAFAPAVICVIGAPYESATDRTLREKAPERYKARRFQVNPGLQGISAGITQFILAACALGYGTCWMTGPLVAKPELESALSVRYPEELLAIIAVGKPDAAPPKPPRKPASEITTFR comes from the coding sequence ATGGACGTCTTCGAGACGATGAAGAGCCGGCAGAGCATCCGGAAGTTCCGGAAGGACCCGGTTCCGAGAGAGCACATCCTGCGCATGGCGGAGGCCGCGTCGTGGGCGCCCACGGCGGGGAATTCGCAGAACTTCCGCTTCATCGCGGTCCAGGAGCGGGAGACGATCGACCGGATGCGGGGAATCGTCGACGAGATCGTCTCGCGCGTCACCGGGGTCGAGACCGCCGGCGGGAAGGCGACCTACCAGAACCTGTTCGCCTTCGCCCCCGCCGTGATCTGCGTGATCGGCGCCCCCTACGAATCGGCGACGGACAGGACGCTCCGCGAGAAGGCCCCCGAGCGGTACAAGGCGCGCCGATTCCAGGTGAACCCCGGGCTTCAGGGGATCTCGGCCGGGATCACCCAGTTCATCCTGGCGGCCTGCGCGCTGGGGTACGGCACCTGCTGGATGACCGGTCCGCTGGTCGCGAAGCCGGAGCTCGAATCGGCCCTCTCCGTCCGGTATCCCGAAGAGCTTCTGGCGATCATCGCCGTGGGGAAACCGGACGCGGCGCCCCCGAAACCGCCGCGCAAACCGGCGTCGGAGATCACCACGTTCCGGTAG
- a CDS encoding histone deacetylase, with product MKRVAWVYHPDYLLHTPPFEHPESPERLVAIADHLGRTGLIDRMVPVTPEYPEDADILSVHDREYLNKLENACRRGDLTLDAEDTYLNRHSFNVALLSAGGAVAGAKAVAEGTADRAFCAVRPPGHHAGRDVGMGFCLLNNVAVAARYLQARHGVEKVLIIDWDVHHGNGTQNIFLEDPTVFYFSIHEHPTFLYPGTGRRWEIGKGKGEGATLNVPMAPGAGDAEFRTAFEGTLEPAVERFRPEIILVSAGFDAHRDDPLADLQVTEEGFRFMTRHVLKLADRFCGGKVVSVLEGGYETSSLTSCIEIHVRELLGE from the coding sequence ATGAAGCGGGTCGCCTGGGTCTACCACCCCGACTACCTCCTGCACACCCCGCCGTTCGAACACCCGGAGTCCCCGGAGCGCCTGGTCGCCATCGCCGATCATCTCGGGAGGACCGGCCTGATCGACCGGATGGTCCCGGTGACGCCGGAATATCCGGAAGACGCGGACATCCTCTCCGTCCACGACCGGGAATATCTGAACAAGCTGGAGAACGCCTGCCGGCGCGGCGATCTCACCCTCGACGCGGAGGATACGTACCTCAACCGGCACTCCTTCAACGTCGCCCTCCTGTCGGCGGGAGGAGCGGTCGCGGGGGCGAAGGCGGTGGCGGAAGGGACGGCCGACCGCGCCTTCTGCGCGGTCCGGCCTCCGGGGCACCACGCGGGACGGGACGTCGGGATGGGGTTCTGCCTTCTCAACAACGTGGCCGTCGCGGCCCGGTACCTCCAGGCGAGGCACGGCGTGGAGAAGGTCCTCATCATCGACTGGGACGTCCACCACGGCAACGGCACGCAGAACATCTTCCTCGAAGACCCGACGGTCTTCTATTTCAGCATCCACGAGCACCCTACCTTCCTCTACCCCGGCACCGGCCGCCGGTGGGAAATCGGCAAGGGGAAGGGGGAAGGCGCGACGCTCAACGTCCCGATGGCCCCCGGCGCGGGGGACGCGGAGTTCCGGACGGCCTTCGAGGGGACGCTCGAGCCTGCCGTGGAGCGGTTCCGGCCGGAGATCATCCTCGTCTCGGCGGGCTTCGACGCACACCGCGACGACCCGCTGGCGGACCTCCAGGTGACGGAGGAGGGGTTCCGCTTCATGACCCGCCACGTGCTGAAACTGGCCGACCGGTTCTGCGGAGGGAAGGTCGTCTCGGTCCTCGAGGGAGGGTATGAAACCTCCTCTCTCACATCCTGCATCGAAATTCACGTCCGGGAGCTCCTCGGCGAGTAA
- a CDS encoding FAD-dependent oxidoreductase: MPADKTWDVVVIGAGPAGMFVARTLAGTLSVLVLDEKGRTGGAGAMTDGKLNLSSHIGLDLAELQMTEEEADARIAAVDDVFVAHGADPTVYGEDRERIDAWLDRVSWVRHKTPRGEWDITLRPARQRHMGTDLAHRVVARMTESIASAGAAFSLGTRVEGIFPAHGGLFALRTANGELLARYVVAAPGRDGAYWFREAARGLGVATRYGAIDIGCRVEVASPVYDEITRVLYDPKFLFVTPTHADRTRTFCTNPGGRVRVEARNGFRLVNGDALKTRKTANTNFAILNTVSMTEPVQDTTEMGRKVAEFANFWGGGESLVVQRLGDLMRGRRSRKETFHSAGLGYDKMTPTLLPGSGVTPGDISFAYPGRIVDNLRETLTLLSRVIPGVAHPSTAIYVPEIKFYDTKYVTDRYLETNVPNLFVAGDGVGKSRGIVGAALNGCLAAEGILRKEGKG; this comes from the coding sequence ATGCCGGCGGATAAAACCTGGGACGTCGTCGTCATCGGCGCGGGCCCCGCGGGGATGTTCGTCGCCCGGACGCTGGCGGGGACGCTCTCGGTCCTCGTCCTCGACGAGAAGGGACGCACAGGCGGGGCGGGCGCGATGACCGACGGGAAGCTCAATCTCTCGTCCCACATCGGCCTGGACCTCGCCGAGCTGCAGATGACCGAGGAGGAGGCGGACGCGCGCATCGCGGCCGTCGACGATGTCTTCGTCGCCCACGGCGCCGATCCGACGGTCTACGGCGAGGACCGGGAGCGGATCGACGCGTGGCTCGACCGGGTTTCCTGGGTCCGGCACAAGACCCCGAGGGGGGAGTGGGACATCACCCTTCGGCCGGCGCGGCAACGCCACATGGGAACGGACCTCGCCCACCGGGTGGTGGCCCGCATGACGGAGTCGATCGCGTCGGCGGGAGCCGCGTTCTCCCTGGGTACGCGGGTGGAGGGGATCTTCCCGGCGCACGGCGGCCTCTTCGCGCTGCGCACGGCGAACGGGGAGCTGCTCGCGAGGTACGTCGTCGCCGCCCCCGGGCGCGACGGCGCCTACTGGTTCCGGGAGGCGGCCCGTGGGCTCGGGGTCGCCACGCGCTACGGAGCTATCGACATCGGCTGCCGGGTGGAGGTGGCATCCCCGGTCTACGACGAGATCACCCGCGTCCTGTACGATCCGAAATTCCTCTTCGTGACCCCCACCCACGCAGACCGGACGCGGACCTTCTGCACCAACCCGGGGGGACGCGTTCGCGTCGAGGCGCGCAACGGGTTCCGCCTGGTGAACGGCGACGCCCTCAAGACCCGCAAGACGGCGAACACGAACTTCGCGATCCTCAACACCGTGTCGATGACGGAGCCGGTCCAGGACACGACCGAAATGGGGCGGAAGGTGGCCGAGTTCGCCAACTTCTGGGGAGGAGGGGAGAGCCTGGTCGTGCAGCGTCTCGGGGATCTGATGCGGGGGCGTCGTTCCCGGAAGGAGACATTCCACTCTGCGGGCCTCGGGTACGACAAGATGACGCCGACCCTGCTCCCCGGTTCGGGCGTGACGCCGGGGGACATCTCGTTCGCCTACCCCGGAAGGATCGTGGACAACCTCCGGGAGACCCTGACGCTCCTGTCCCGCGTGATCCCGGGCGTCGCGCACCCCTCGACGGCGATCTACGTCCCGGAGATCAAGTTCTACGACACGAAGTACGTCACCGACCGGTATCTCGAGACGAACGTCCCGAACCTGTTCGTCGCGGGCGACGGGGTCGGGAAATCCCGCGGCATCGTCGGCGCCGCCCTCAACGGCTGCCTGGCGGCCGAGGGGATCCTGCGGAAGGAAGGGAAAGGATAA
- a CDS encoding D-sedoheptulose 7-phosphate isomerase — translation MAETMTAEIASAATAIAEAFKAGRKLLLFGNGGSAADAQHIAAEFMNRFLIERPPLPAIALTTDTSVLTSIANDYAFDEIFSKQVKALGRKGDVALGITTSGSSGNVLKALRAAKRLGMTTIALTGEGGKAASLSDIALQVPSRSTPRIQEAHIAVGHILCDLTDTILFKDVGKR, via the coding sequence ATGGCGGAAACGATGACGGCGGAGATCGCGTCCGCCGCCACGGCGATCGCGGAGGCGTTCAAGGCGGGCCGGAAGCTCCTCCTCTTCGGCAACGGCGGCAGCGCCGCGGACGCGCAGCATATCGCCGCGGAGTTCATGAACAGGTTCCTCATAGAGCGGCCTCCCCTGCCCGCGATCGCCCTCACCACGGACACCTCGGTTCTGACCAGCATCGCGAACGACTACGCGTTCGACGAGATCTTCAGCAAGCAGGTGAAGGCCCTCGGCAGGAAGGGGGACGTGGCCCTCGGGATCACGACCAGCGGGTCCTCCGGGAACGTCCTCAAGGCGTTGCGCGCGGCGAAGAGGCTCGGGATGACGACGATCGCCCTGACCGGCGAAGGGGGGAAGGCGGCGTCCCTCTCCGACATCGCCCTGCAGGTCCCCTCCCGGAGCACGCCCCGGATCCAGGAGGCCCATATCGCGGTCGGGCACATCCTGTGCGACCTGACCGACACGATCCTGTTCAAGGACGTCGGCAAGCGGTGA
- a CDS encoding long-chain fatty acid--CoA ligase, giving the protein MKETTLHRMFLNRIAEGGDSVRYMVPGDHGYTPVTYRQAGDAARKIGLGLMGLGLSRGDRVAILSTTRLEWCLADIGSILGGFVTVPIYPSNLPDQVEYILSHSRARAVFVEDESQYNKVAGVRSRLPHLSFVVMMTGAAEGKEGVTTLSGLGERGKEYESANPGALEARAEEILPADDLTIIYTSGTTGPPKGVVTRHSNYAFIVTSALEVVHIPKGSMFLQFLPLAHTLGRFEHFLTFDAMAVSSFARSIQTVAEDLAAVRPEIMVSVPRLYEKFYARVLAKVEEDGGLKKAIFGLALGVGREASRCRQQGREPRGLLALKNGIADRLVFRKIRERMGGRLRFFISGGAPLAREIAEFLHAIGVLILEGYGLTETCSPTTVNRLERYKFGTVGKALPGTELRIAEDGEILVRGPHVFREYYNDPAATQEAIEPDGWFHTGDIGVLDEEGFLRITDRKKDIIVTSGGKNIAPQNLENLLKNDRYISQAFVYGDRKKYLTALLTLAPEEIVAWAARQGIPERGVEALAKHPEVLQLIRERVDEVNRGLASFEQVKKFAVLETDFSQETGELTPTLKVRRKVVVEKYGRILDEFYGKD; this is encoded by the coding sequence ATGAAGGAGACGACGCTTCACCGGATGTTCCTGAACCGGATCGCCGAGGGAGGAGATTCGGTCCGGTACATGGTCCCGGGCGACCACGGCTACACGCCGGTGACGTACCGGCAGGCCGGGGACGCGGCGCGGAAGATCGGCCTCGGGCTGATGGGGTTGGGGCTGTCGCGGGGGGATCGCGTGGCGATCCTCTCGACGACTCGCCTGGAATGGTGTCTTGCGGACATCGGGTCGATCCTCGGCGGATTCGTCACGGTGCCGATCTACCCCTCGAACCTCCCCGACCAGGTGGAATATATCCTGTCCCATTCGCGCGCGCGCGCCGTCTTCGTCGAGGACGAGTCCCAGTACAACAAGGTGGCGGGGGTCCGGTCCCGCCTGCCCCACCTCTCCTTCGTCGTGATGATGACCGGCGCCGCGGAGGGGAAGGAAGGCGTCACGACCCTCTCCGGGCTCGGGGAGCGCGGAAAAGAGTACGAATCCGCGAACCCCGGGGCCCTCGAGGCGCGCGCGGAGGAGATCCTCCCCGCGGACGACCTGACGATCATCTACACCTCGGGCACCACCGGCCCCCCGAAAGGGGTCGTGACGCGCCACAGCAACTACGCCTTCATCGTGACGTCGGCCCTGGAGGTGGTCCATATCCCCAAGGGGTCGATGTTCCTCCAGTTCCTCCCCCTGGCGCACACTCTCGGGCGCTTCGAGCACTTCCTCACCTTCGACGCGATGGCCGTCTCCTCCTTCGCACGCTCCATCCAGACGGTCGCGGAGGATCTCGCGGCGGTCCGCCCGGAGATCATGGTCAGCGTGCCCCGCCTCTACGAGAAGTTCTACGCCCGCGTGCTCGCGAAGGTCGAGGAGGACGGGGGGCTGAAGAAGGCGATCTTCGGGTTGGCCCTGGGGGTTGGACGCGAGGCGTCGCGGTGCCGCCAGCAGGGCCGCGAGCCGCGGGGGCTCCTCGCCCTGAAAAACGGGATCGCCGACCGGCTGGTCTTCCGGAAAATCCGGGAGCGCATGGGCGGAAGGCTGCGCTTCTTCATCTCGGGGGGGGCGCCCCTGGCCCGGGAGATCGCCGAGTTCCTCCACGCCATCGGCGTTCTCATCCTCGAGGGGTACGGGCTCACGGAGACCTGCTCGCCCACGACGGTCAACCGGCTCGAGCGGTACAAGTTCGGCACCGTGGGGAAGGCGCTCCCCGGCACGGAGCTCCGCATCGCCGAGGACGGCGAGATCCTCGTGCGGGGGCCGCACGTCTTCCGCGAATATTACAACGACCCCGCGGCTACCCAGGAGGCGATCGAACCGGACGGCTGGTTCCACACGGGGGACATCGGGGTCCTCGACGAGGAGGGGTTCCTCCGCATCACCGACCGGAAGAAGGACATCATCGTCACCTCGGGGGGAAAGAACATCGCCCCCCAGAACCTGGAGAATCTCCTCAAGAACGACCGGTACATCAGCCAGGCGTTCGTGTACGGCGACCGGAAGAAGTACCTGACCGCCCTCCTCACGCTCGCTCCCGAAGAGATCGTCGCCTGGGCGGCCCGGCAGGGGATCCCGGAACGCGGCGTCGAGGCGCTGGCGAAGCACCCCGAGGTGCTGCAGTTGATCCGCGAGCGGGTCGACGAGGTCAACCGGGGGCTGGCCTCCTTCGAGCAGGTGAAGAAGTTCGCGGTGCTGGAGACGGACTTCTCCCAGGAGACCGGCGAGCTGACGCCCACGCTCAAGGTCCGTCGCAAGGTGGTGGTCGAGAAGTACGGACGGATTCTCGACGAGTTCTACGGGAAGGATTGA
- a CDS encoding CoA-binding protein, translating to MEQRIQAILSGSKTVAVVGLSDNPDRPSHGVAKSLQERGYRVIPVNPLVTEVLGEKAYKSLAEIPERVDLVDVFRKSADVPEVAEEAVRIGARFFWMQEGVESTRACEILDAAGIPWVMDRCVKKELEKQGK from the coding sequence ATGGAACAGCGGATCCAGGCGATCCTCTCCGGGTCGAAGACGGTAGCCGTGGTCGGGCTTTCCGACAATCCGGACCGGCCCAGTCACGGGGTGGCGAAGAGCCTTCAGGAGCGGGGGTATCGCGTGATCCCGGTCAATCCCCTCGTGACCGAGGTCCTCGGGGAGAAGGCGTACAAGTCGCTCGCGGAGATCCCCGAACGGGTCGACCTCGTCGACGTGTTTCGCAAGTCGGCGGACGTGCCGGAGGTCGCGGAGGAAGCCGTGCGGATCGGAGCCCGCTTCTTCTGGATGCAGGAAGGGGTCGAAAGCACCCGCGCCTGCGAGATCCTGGACGCTGCCGGGATCCCGTGGGTGATGGATCGTTGCGTGAAGAAGGAACTCGAAAAGCAGGGAAAATAA
- the rodA gene encoding rod shape-determining protein RodA: MTHSSKWARMDWPLLINALALCAIGLLNVYSGTRVHGDSGTALVTKQFVWIFLGVGAFFAVFLLSDGFIEETANGFFLAMLLLLVVVLLAGRVRGGAQRWIALGAFNFQPSEFAKVAVTLALARYFSATYQYGGIGLRGLLPAIGLVLAPFLLVALQPDLGSAGVFLFILAGMAVVACVRWKVLAFFAASAAAAVPALWFFMKAYQRQRVLTFMNPELDPLGTGYHVIQSKIAVGSGGILGKGYLQGTQGSLRFLPEQHTDFAFAVFSEEWGFLGAVLLLVLFLLLVYRLFFLTARSQDRFASFACGGIAIIFLTHIVINMAMVCGLFPVVGIPLPFVSYGGSSMLTGMMALGAAANLSRSRFTFQGGGGKRRGIAS, from the coding sequence GTGACCCATTCGTCGAAATGGGCCCGGATGGATTGGCCCCTGCTGATCAACGCGCTGGCCCTCTGCGCGATCGGGCTCCTGAACGTCTACTCCGGCACACGGGTCCACGGCGATTCCGGAACCGCGCTGGTGACCAAGCAGTTCGTCTGGATCTTTCTCGGGGTCGGCGCCTTCTTCGCCGTCTTCCTCCTGAGCGACGGCTTCATCGAGGAGACCGCGAACGGTTTCTTCCTCGCCATGCTCCTTCTCCTCGTGGTGGTGCTGCTGGCGGGGAGGGTCCGCGGGGGCGCCCAGCGGTGGATCGCCCTCGGCGCGTTCAATTTCCAGCCGTCGGAGTTCGCCAAGGTCGCCGTCACGCTCGCGCTGGCCCGGTACTTCTCGGCAACGTACCAGTATGGAGGGATCGGACTGCGCGGCCTCCTTCCTGCGATCGGCCTGGTCCTCGCCCCCTTCCTCCTTGTGGCGCTCCAGCCCGACCTTGGAAGCGCCGGGGTGTTCCTCTTCATTCTCGCGGGGATGGCGGTGGTGGCGTGCGTGCGGTGGAAGGTGCTCGCGTTTTTCGCGGCGTCCGCCGCCGCCGCGGTTCCCGCTCTATGGTTCTTCATGAAGGCGTACCAGCGGCAGCGGGTGCTCACCTTCATGAATCCCGAGCTCGACCCCCTGGGGACGGGGTATCACGTGATCCAGTCGAAGATCGCGGTGGGATCCGGAGGGATCCTCGGAAAGGGGTACCTGCAGGGGACCCAGGGGTCGCTCCGGTTCCTGCCGGAGCAGCACACCGATTTCGCTTTCGCCGTCTTCTCCGAGGAGTGGGGGTTCCTCGGAGCCGTCCTGCTGCTCGTCCTGTTCCTGCTGCTGGTCTACCGCCTCTTCTTCCTCACGGCCCGGTCGCAGGACCGGTTCGCGTCGTTCGCCTGCGGGGGGATCGCGATCATCTTCCTGACCCACATCGTCATCAACATGGCGATGGTGTGCGGCCTCTTCCCGGTTGTGGGGATTCCGCTCCCGTTCGTGAGTTACGGCGGGTCGTCGATGCTGACCGGGATGATGGCGCTGGGAGCGGCGGCGAACCTTTCGCGTTCCCGGTTCACGTTCCAGGGGGGCGGGGGGAAAAGGCGGGGGATCGCTTCCTGA
- the mrdA gene encoding penicillin-binding protein 2 — translation MTGRIRKREQDPDITRRSRLLLYVAFGAFALLLGRLYWLQVVESDRYRNLAENNRLRLRTVRAPRGLILDRKGRAIAETQGSFDLVCSPVDVKDLEAEVGLLAEIVEFDVDESEVLDKIRSVMRSNPYRSVTVARDLRFEQVSVIEFNRENLPGFSVLVEAKRSYPYGTAFAHVLGYVGEASPEELDESEDDSLEMGDFVGKYGLERRMDNVLRGMNGGRKVEVDAAGRDQRLVEEVPYRAGGAVHTSLDADLQVTAQETLGDRAGAVIALAPRTGEVLAFYSGPSFDPNMFTRGIRRAEWHALSADPRKPMQNKGLQGTYAPGSTIKPFLALASLEEKVQEKGKTVHCPGSYRLGNRAFRCWKEKGHGAVDMYQAIVQSCDVYFYTLGLKLGPDPLAKLEKDAGLGTITRIDLPGERKGLVPDTEWKRTVMKTRWNDYESVILGIGQGAIHLTPLEMTVGYAALATGGEVMRPRVVSKVTGKDGVERTFAPEMLRKLPWKPENVEFLRKALAGVVNDYGTGGGAKLPGIVVGGKTGTAQVASVKGKMIKSEDLPYEIRDHAWFVAFAPVDNPQIVVAAMVEHGGHGGSAAAPIVKAVMQEFFRTRTAAPPRKEGA, via the coding sequence ATGACCGGGCGGATCCGCAAGCGGGAGCAGGACCCCGACATCACCCGCCGGTCGCGCCTTCTCCTCTACGTGGCCTTCGGGGCATTCGCACTCCTCCTTGGCCGGCTCTACTGGCTCCAGGTGGTGGAATCAGACCGGTACCGGAATCTCGCGGAGAACAACCGTCTCCGCCTCCGGACGGTCCGTGCGCCGCGGGGGTTGATCCTCGACAGGAAGGGGAGGGCGATCGCGGAGACGCAGGGATCCTTCGATCTCGTCTGCTCCCCGGTGGACGTCAAGGACCTCGAGGCGGAGGTCGGCCTCCTCGCCGAGATCGTGGAGTTCGATGTCGACGAAAGCGAGGTCCTGGACAAGATCCGCTCGGTGATGCGGTCCAACCCCTACCGCAGCGTCACCGTGGCGCGGGACCTCCGGTTCGAGCAGGTCTCGGTGATCGAGTTCAACCGGGAAAATCTTCCCGGCTTTTCCGTCCTGGTCGAGGCGAAGCGAAGCTACCCCTACGGCACGGCTTTCGCCCACGTCCTCGGGTACGTTGGGGAGGCCAGTCCGGAGGAGTTGGACGAGTCGGAGGACGATTCGCTGGAGATGGGGGATTTTGTCGGAAAGTACGGGCTCGAGCGGCGGATGGACAACGTCCTCCGGGGGATGAACGGCGGGCGGAAAGTGGAGGTGGACGCGGCCGGAAGAGACCAGCGGCTCGTCGAGGAGGTACCGTACCGGGCCGGCGGCGCCGTCCACACCTCGCTGGACGCGGACCTTCAGGTGACGGCCCAGGAAACGCTCGGAGACCGGGCGGGGGCGGTGATCGCCCTCGCGCCGCGGACCGGGGAGGTGCTCGCGTTCTACTCCGGTCCCTCGTTCGACCCGAACATGTTCACCCGCGGGATCCGCCGGGCCGAATGGCATGCTCTGAGCGCCGACCCGCGCAAACCGATGCAGAACAAGGGACTGCAGGGGACGTACGCCCCGGGCTCTACCATCAAGCCGTTCCTCGCGTTGGCATCCCTCGAGGAGAAAGTCCAGGAGAAGGGGAAGACCGTCCACTGCCCCGGGTCGTATCGTCTCGGGAACCGCGCCTTTCGCTGCTGGAAGGAGAAAGGGCATGGCGCCGTCGACATGTACCAGGCGATCGTGCAGTCGTGCGACGTCTACTTCTACACGCTCGGGCTCAAGCTGGGCCCGGACCCCCTGGCGAAGCTGGAGAAGGATGCGGGACTGGGGACGATCACGCGGATCGACCTGCCCGGGGAACGGAAGGGGCTGGTCCCGGACACGGAGTGGAAGCGCACCGTGATGAAGACCCGGTGGAACGACTACGAGAGCGTGATCCTCGGGATCGGCCAGGGAGCGATTCACCTCACTCCCCTCGAGATGACCGTCGGCTACGCGGCGCTGGCCACGGGTGGCGAGGTGATGCGGCCCCGGGTCGTCTCGAAGGTGACCGGCAAGGACGGGGTCGAGCGTACGTTCGCCCCCGAGATGCTGCGGAAGCTGCCATGGAAACCGGAGAACGTGGAGTTCCTCCGGAAGGCGCTGGCCGGTGTGGTGAACGACTACGGCACGGGCGGCGGGGCGAAGCTCCCGGGGATCGTGGTCGGCGGGAAGACGGGCACCGCGCAGGTCGCCTCGGTGAAGGGGAAGATGATCAAGTCCGAGGACCTTCCGTACGAGATCCGCGACCATGCGTGGTTCGTAGCCTTCGCCCCGGTGGACAACCCGCAGATCGTCGTGGCGGCGATGGTCGAGCACGGCGGTCATGGCGGATCCGCCGCCGCGCCGATCGTCAAGGCGGTGATGCAGGAATTCTTCCGCACACGCACCGCCGCCCCGCCGCGAAAGGAGGGCGCGTGA